TCGTTGTTCATGATTACTAATATTTCCAACACAAAATGACATCGAAAATGGAATAAAGATGAGAAAAGAATCGGaaagaaaaacgtttttcatgCGACAGTATTTCAGGAATCAGCTAACTGATTGAGGACAGGCGGCGGATTGAGAGCAATTTGTTCCATTTCTTCTGGAACAGAAATAAGAATACGTTGCGTTAAGtttgttctttttttatttcaccGAACTGACTTTGAATATACAAAGATAATAATCTATCGGTACATGTAAATAGATATATCACaatcttattttgaaattgcgACGAGGAAAAAATTGGACGCGTGGAAATAAAAAGCAACCATGAACaacaatgtgaaaattcaGGGTGACCACAATCCATACCGATGAACAGCCATTAGAAAGACTGGACAGTTGTTACGATTCACCCCATCcaaataataaatttcaaaaacattccCTCCCtgttttttttgataaattttaccaaattccTTGCGTCTACCCTAAGAGAAATCAGTTCCATATATTTTCCAGAATCGTGGTCATCCCGAGATTCAGTGACAACAACAATATCACCAATAAATATCTTAAGTGTGTCTGAGTGATTGTATAAATATTGGATTTGGTCGTGGAGTCAGAAGATGTAACTCCTCAAATCAGTGTCTGAGTTCGATATCGCGTTTGAAAAATCCACTACATTCCGTTATATACcgtatttacaaaaaaaaatattggaTCCACTCGGCAATTCAAATAGTTTGCACGTATACCGTTTGGTTTCTCATTGATGCCACCCATAGAGATTATTCTATATAAGTTGTCTAGTTGGTGAGTTTGTGGGAACCCCTCAATCGAGTACAATTAACATCTATAAATAACTAGAGAACTGGTCACTTATTTCTCTGACGGCGAAATCTTTCCGAACTAAAGACCTCAATGAGGTTTTTGTCCGgatattttcttctatttctatCATGAAAAGTGTACGATGAATTACCGCACGAGAACAGCACTAACGAAGCACCTCATCGGAGTACAGTGTTTTCAACCGAGAATTAAATCCTTTTATTATCGCTATGGCAAATTCACGAGAAGGGCGGCCCACATCCACATTCACTTTTTCAGTAACAACTACGAATACAATGAATATTCATTCACACTCTTAATGAGCTGTCACCTTACCGGTGTCTTCTTTACCCTTGTATTTAGTCTTGCCGTGGCTAAAAGGTAGATATCTATATTTGATCATATGCTGAAAATGGAAAAAGAAACgcactattagaatatagtaaTTTCGACTAACTACATCATCATTGAAAGCAGCttaaatcgttttaatttgtttGCTCCTTAGGGGATATTACCTAAGGGGATCGTAACTTGGGCGATTTTTACATTGCGGTCACAAACCAGacaatatcaaatttattattcgaCTCACCCTGATTTGGCGTTTCATTGTAATCGTAAAAAGAATGAAGAAATACATGACAAGAATTGGCCAGAACACCGGAACATTGAGAGCGTCGAAACACGTACAAAACATCGCTAATACAACAGCTTTAGTTGATGAATACCTGAAAAATTGTtcataagaaaaataacttctaAATACCAGGATTTCACacataatattttcacattttttcgcaTCAAGATACAATAACCTAACAGCATGTGGCATAAAAAGAGAATCAAAACGTTTTTACTTttcttgaattattcaaatattttctaatgatttttCCACATTCTTTTAAGCGCAGACATCCATTCTTCCCATCAATCTCATAACTAAATGATTACCATCTTATCTGGAAAACCATGAACTACCGGACTACTACAACGGATGAAAAACTTACCAGAATTTGAATTCGGGTAAACGTCTCATGAATGGCCTAAATTCTTCGTTCGATTTCGTCGGTAAAGAAGGACCGTCTTCATCTGgagttgaaatgaaataaatttactGTTTACAAAGCGAATTCAAGTTACAGTAAAACTAACTCGCCAAAGTCAGACCGCTGTAAATCTGAAAATTGGCCAATATAAGTCCACAATTTTCCTGTGTCGAATGGTATTTAACTGACCTATTTCGTCATGCATCGCAGGATCTATCTTAGGTGTTAGGAAGGCTATAAACAAATTCAGTTCGTAAATACCGAGAGCGTACGTCACAATATACCAGCCCTACGAAAACAATTACAATGCAGTTAAGATTGATAGATTTAGGCCAGCTATCCAGCCAGATGACATGCACACCAAaaggcatcctcgcttgccagggtttgattgcctcatGTCAACCCAAACCCTGGCTGCAGTTGAGAGGGAACCAAAAAGTCTTGGACGATGTAATAAACCAATGAAGGAACTGCAGCCAGTGTGTATTGGCgtgaggcaatcaaaccctggcaagcgatgAAAAAGGACCACTTAagatcaaaattcatttccaaCGAGGACTCTTTattcgactgtggcaatctGGCATCGTTGTCCTCAGGCAAACTAGCGCCACCTGAGGGGggtcctcgcttgccacagtcaATCTCATTTGACatgtaaatcaaaatattgatttgcaACTGACCTGTAGAAAAAATACTCTAAGGAAATAGAGTATTAGTAGAGCAGCTGTTCCACCCCATCGGCCGATTGTGTACGGtgttgatttatctaaataatattGATGTATCTAAAAGAGAAAGAATGAGCTAAAAATAGCCATCAGGCAGCGATAACAGATTCTCTGTAAGCTCAATATGGTTGATAATTTGTAACATACCTCCCAGTAACGACGGTAGGCTCGTGATATCGCACCCGGTTGATTGGATGATTGTGAATCACCCGGTAATGTATCCGACATCTTTCACCAACTAATGAATACCTACAATCATAACTACAGATTATAACGGTTCAGAACTGCAGACGATTCATAGCCTTACTGAAAACAGACAACCATCCTCCTTCTAATCTACGTCAAATTGACACAAGACAAATAATACTTGAAAACAGTTTCTATACAATAAACCAAGCCTACTCCAATTACAATTTTACCAACAAGTATAACTTTCTAGCTTAGAACAATTCAAATTCTGTCGTCCCGTTTAACTGTTTTTGCAACGACAGGATCCCGATTCCCGGGCACAGAGAGTAACATCGAAAAAGTAAAAGTAAAACTAAggaaacccggaagtaaaattttACTGCCGGCCAGTGACAAAACGGCTTTGTTGTCATATTTCCTCAACAGAGAAATGGATAATAATTGCAGTAACCCTAGCCACCATCCTCATTACCTGATTGATGCGCTTAATCTGACCCTTACAAACCACGGCTGCTAATTAATCAACTATCTCTCACGTCATTAATTAATTCTCAAAGCTCGGTTCCACGTCAACTCGTTTCCGGTGTCGGGCTGGTCAACCCTAGATCGTAGTCGCTAGATCCTCAATAATCGCGACGGAGCCACCCGCTCCATCGGGTCGACATTCGATCGTAGTCAGAAGACGAcgaatcaaatcaattcaaccaatgaaataaaatttaattgacgCTGGATTATGGAGCCGTAATCGAGTCGTCGAAAAAGATTcatttatcaatcaatcaattaaacaATATTTCACCACAACCAACCACAATCATCATTAGTGGATATAGTTATGATAATATTGGGCCATAAATATTGTAGTTTATTGACCGGGTTAAAGCTTGTGTGTGTTGTCATAATTAATTCACCGGACCctcaaaaagtattttgtattaCTTAGCAAATTCAAATTAGCTATATTGCTATTAGTTAATAATTGCACTTCACTGCCAAAAATGGCTAGTTGTACTCCTGGAAATGAGGAGTTACCAGCATCATCAACAGAACAAGATGATGAATTGACTGCAACTGGATCTACTACTGCTGTACCAGAATGTTCTGTCACAGGTTGCACTCTTGAAGAACCAGCAGACCCAGAGTATACCGAAAAATTGATGACTATTGTCCCAAATACTCTACCAGAATCTACTTTACCAGGTTGCTCTGAACTGAAAGAAGAATTTGTTGAGGTTACAGCCGATAAAGTAAAACCCAAGAAACAGAATCGCAGAACTAGAAATAGAAGATCTAAAACTGAGCAACTAGCAGTGGTAAGTGAGTGATAGGGCCTACCTATTCAAAGGTTTAAATTCCTGTGTGCTACTAAGAGTAATCTTATTATTTGAGCATTGAGAATGAATAAGACTTTGTTCACATTGCCAGGCAGGAAAGTGAGTCATTCCAGTGACAAGTGTGAATATCCGGGCtcggaagcaatttttgaatgCCAATTGCTGATTTTTGACAGGTTCTAACATGTTGCCacgaatttacttcaatttcctCAAAAATATGGTAttcattcaaagaaaaaacgGCATTCGGTAAATTATTGGCATGGTTTTTTGCGGTTAAATGATGTATGTGTCCCCTATGGAACAGCGTCTAGATACTAGACAAGCAGTGAACATGTTAATTCACTGCTTTTGGTGAATTTCTGAATAATCCTTTTCAGGTTGTGGATGGAGATGTTGAAGATGATGGctccgctgctgctgctgctgctaaaCGCGTCGAAAAACCAGCTTTAGATAATATTGTCGTGACCGTATTTAACAAGAAAGTGAAGGGCGGTGAAACGTGTCCGAAAGTGGAACGCATAATTCAGAACCTTTCTCCGGAGAAATCGAAAGGGGACCTCGAAAAAACCTCGAACTACTGCGGCGATCGACCGGCCAATATTGCTTCTCCGAGTTCTGTTGACGTGcgaaaaattcatcaaaaaaaagaaaaaagtaaaaGCACTACGAGTTTCGAAATGTCGACAGCCGGTAAGCAGACATACGGTGATCAAATATCGGTCAGTAAAGATGATTTGGATGATAAGTCGGATAAGAAGACAAGACGTGGTAATCGAGGTGGTAAGAAGGCTAAAGACGGCAAGAGGGATGAAAGCTGGTCGAAAGACGCCAATCAACCGgggttttcattatttccaCTGAAAGGTGCGAGATCAGCGAAAGAACAGCAGTCGCCTGGTGGGAACGTTGGGTGTTACACGGCGCTAGTGATGAAAAACCAGCGAGCTCAACGCTTCGATCAACCGTCATGTAGTAAAGATAAATATCGCACAAGGTAGATGTCAATTTTTCCCATTTCGAATTTAGGGTTCTTTCTGATAAGGAAAAGTCAGGGTATTGGGACTCTTCTTGAAAATCAGATGAAAGTCAGGGAATCTATTGTTGGTTTCTTGTTGTTGGTGATGATGAGTGACGCAatgaacctcttgataagaaacagctcccactgaggatatcttatgatttaatcAGGAAATGGCCAGGGAAATGTCAGAGaatgttgaataccctaacCGTAAGAACATTGCAGTGAAATTGTTACTAAAATGGTTGCAATTTCATTGTTCCTTATGTAGATCTTTCATTCGTAAAACAAGATGTATTTCGTTTTTTTATAGGAATGAGTCTTCCTCCAGTGATTCTACGGTTAAAGGCAATAACGCACCATCTCCACGATCTAAACAACAAAATCCAAATCCGGTATCACAATCTCCAAGAGCTACTGGTAAACAGAAAACTGCAAATTCTCATCCACAATCTCCTAAAGTTGTTGTACCTACGATGGTTTATGAGAAAGACAAAGGATTTACTTACTACGAAAATGCATTCATACATAGAGACACAGGCTCTGTTACAATGAACTCTGAATCACCTGCACCTAATCCACCTAAAGGTTGGTATAGATTACCCGATTCTGAATGTTCATCAGCCACTCAAAATGTGCAGAAGCCAAAATCATcgtcaaaatcaaataaacgaAAGTCAAAACAGCAAAAGTCATCCACAAGTTCACAAGGAGGAGAGACTCCTACATCAGGCGGCAGTTCACAAGGAGGAGAGACTCCTACATCAGGCGGCAGTTCACAAGGAGGACAGACTCCTAAATCTGGCGGCAGTTCACAAGGAGGACAGGCTCCTAAATCTAGGGGTAATTCACAAGGAGGAAAGACTCCTAAATCTGGCGGCAGTTCACAAGGAGGACAGACTCCTCAATCTAGGGGTAATTCACAAGGAGGAAAGACTCCTCAACCTGGTGGTAGTAATCAGAGAAAGTCAACAGCAGAGTCTAAAAATGTGATGCCATCTCCTCAAACACCTCGGAGTGATATCGATAATGGACCTGGTAAATCTAGTGGAAAGCGTAAAAACAATAGGtctaaacaaaacaaaagcAGCAAGGTACGTATTAAAATTCCTGTCCAAATCACTGAACACTGCATAGAAAATACATGGTCATCTATTAATGTTTTAGTCGTATGAGGCTCATTTGCCGGTTGAGATTGTATCTGAAGGGTTGAAAAGAGGCACTATCGTAAAAGGCACAATTCGAATTAACCCGAAAAACTACGAGGACGCCTATATTCCACATCCGGTaggttataaaactaaagccTAACTCGGATCGTACTAAGGTCGGTGATTCGGTCCTAAGAACACTCATGTCACATCGCGAGGTCGAGTTGCCAATTCAGCCGAGAGTTGAATCTTATGCGAACTGAGTCTTGGCTTTAGATCAGTGATTCGTGatggtttgaatgaaaacaattaatACGATCTTCATTTTATAGGACGGTAAATCAGATATCTACATCCGTGGTACGCGTGACAGGAACCGATCACTAGAGGGCGATGTTGTAGCCGTTTTACTGAATCCTAGATACGAGTGGAAGGTTAGTATTTTACAATTTTCCGTCCTGGTAAGGTGGGTTTTCTGTTCTCATAATTTACTTGCGTTTATCGTGCCAGGTTTTGATGGATGATCTCATCAACTTCGAAGAGAAAGAAACTGTTGTTGAGGATATCGAACAAAAAGAAGATGATGTCGTCGTCGAAGCAGATGAAATCATAGTCGAAATGGCAACAGATGACGGCGTCACCGAGGCCGATCCCCTCGGTGACGTGACGCGATCGTTGAAAGCCTTAGAAATTCATCCGACACAGCCACTGGGAAGTGAGCCTAAACCGGTGCAGAACGGCGAAGGAGATTCGGTGAAATTAGTTACCGatgaatcaaataaaattgatgaatCTCCGATGAAAAAAACTCCTCGCAAAAATCGTGATTCGCGATTCTCGTACACTCCGCTGAAACATCTGAAATCGGCGAGTCCAGTCGTTCAGAAATTATTCGCAGATCagacaaaatcggataaataTCTACAAAGAACTGGAAAGGTTTGTGCAAATTTTTCTCTTCTATCAGGGTTCGTAGCGAGTCTGactaaatttcaataaagtgcttttgaaaaatttaggaTGGACCCTGATTAGTGCTAACTTCGATCCCAAAAGTGCTGAAAAATACATACTTTATGGACTCGCTGTGATCATAATAAAATTCATCGGACAATTTTATCGCAGTCTATTAGGTCTTTCGCTTTACTGCTTGATCAAAATTTAAACTGGCGATTTCTTTCAGAAtaagttttaaattttgattgcaaatgcattttcttatttcatcaCTTAATCGTTGATTGAGAAAAATACCGGAAACAATGTCATTTGATTCAAGACAAAGTGCTGACTTAAGACTTCCACAGTCCGACTCCTACATTAATGACTGTTATAATGTTCTGCTGCGTTTCTCGTAGGTTGTTTACATACTTGAGAAAGTTCATTCTCGTGCGACGTCCGGATACCTGAAACTGATGGCcgataaaaacaaatcagTCGCGTTGTTTTCACCGATAGATTATCGAATGCCTCGTATGAAGATTCCTATGTCTCAGTGTCCTGAAGGTATGATTTCTGTTTCGAACCCTCCTTGGTGCAAGGTTCTTAATGATCacgaaaaatcagggaattcctaaattcatttttccgtGCAGAGAAAAAAGTCATAGAATTTGACTTTTTGTTGTCTTGTTGTTCGATTTCTAGTGACgagtggcacaaggaacctcttgataagaaacagcccccaCTGATGATATCTTATAATCTGATCAGGAAATATTTGGTCAATGGTCAGGGAAATGTCAGGGAATTTTTAATTATTCGCTTATCTGAAGGAACCCTGCCAGTTGTCATtgaagtattttttctatggATCACTGGCAGATTTTagctacagtagactctgcctTCTTGAGTATGGGTTAACTCCGTAAACTACTAAAGCCAGTGAATTTTACtaattaaaaatcatttgGAAAACCTTCTATTCCCTTGTAATGCTATTGAAACTGATTGTTCTGAACTTCTTGAACTTAGTAGAACATGTTTTTTCCAATATGTTTTAGGGTTTGCTGAGCGACCTGACGATTTCGCTAATACTTTATTTATTGCTCGCGTCTTGAACTGGGAAGAAAACACGAATTTTGCTAACGGGTAAAAACAGTAATGCCGACTAAATCTATCCACtagaaattctgtaaaattgtTGTTGATTTAATGAAATTCTTCTCTTCTTAGGCAATTGATGAAAAGTTTGGGTCAGGCTGGAGAAATTGAACCGGAAACTGAAGCTATTCTCATGTCTTACGACGtcgatttttctgaattctCCGACGAGGTGAGATTTGCTCTATTGAACTCAATagagaaattatcaaaatcaatggAAATATTCTTTGTAACGCCACGTTTTTCATTGGTTCCAACCGTGGCATTATAAAAGGACTTTTACTGACAGCTATTCTGTAATGACGTTATCTCTTCAGGCAACGGACTGTCTACCGAAAAACCTACCGTGGAAAATACCCAACAACGAGTTCGAATCGCGCAAAGATCTACGGAAAAACTGTGTATTCACGATTGATCCTGCAACTGCTCGCGATCTCGACGATGCTTTATCATGTGAATGTGTTAGTGATGGTACGTTCACTGTTGTTTATTTGGACAGGGGGCGCtgcttacctggaaatcagggaaaagtccggattattttgtaaaaaaaaaggaTTGTTATTGTTTATAAACAGGTGTTTATGAAATCGGAGTTCACATAGCAGACGTCAGTTTCTTCGTGAATGAATTGACTGAACTCGATCGCGTCGCTAGTAACCGAGCAACAAGTGTTTATCTAATTCAAAAGGTCAGTGTCATCACACATCGTGAATATGTAATCCTGTATTTTGCACACTGGACTAATATCGAAATTTTTCATCGcattgattttgaaagaatgtgaaaattcggtaaaatcattaaaaatgtttgaaaaattcgAGAAAATCAATGACAGGAAAAACAGTAAAaatttcactttcaaattTGAATAAGGATTTTAATTGTTGTAGGTTATACCTATGTTGCCGCGGTTACTGTGTGAGCAATTGTGCAGTTTAAATCCGGATGAAGATCGTCTGACATTTTCGGTCATCTGGAAAATGACCGATGAAGGAGAGGTCAGTActagaaaaaatcaatttgaattcattgagtgtttcatcaatgattaTGATTCTAATATTATTGATTACAGATATTGGATGAATGGTTTGGAAGATCTGTAATTCGTTCTTGTGTCAAACTCAGCTATGACCACGCTCAGGTAGGACAGGAAGGAACTATTAACCAGTGTACATGTAACATGTGATTAGTCTCGACTGGGCAACTGACCTTCATGTCCCTCGCAGAAATATGGATTTCGAATTGGATTTagtgaactttgaagtcacttTTTCAGAACCCGAAACCTGTGCATACTTTCAGGGATTCTTGGAATACCCTGATAAGGTTTGGTCGACCGAGGAACTTCCCCCCATATCCGATGGTTTCAGCATTGATGACATAAAATCACGAGTCCTTATTTTTGATCGGGTAAGTATTACTGTCTACTACtgaaatatgatatgataataatgataatatttgttttcatcttttatgaattttacaaatttgttattttcattattgattttgcAAAGGAATTAAATTGATGGGACACAGTACATGTGCATAATCTGGAGAGTGCAACGGAATacttaaatcaaatcagtaatgataatgaaaaatgataatatgaataatgaattacagccaacccccgatatactgccTTCCTATTTACCCCCACCCCCGCTTACAGCCAGGTTTGCTTAATGAACATCTCTaacacaaatacatagtaaaacacccagATGTACCACCATACTCCCTATATCGTTCTGCACacatgtgggcggtatatcgggggttgactgtataattaaaataatgataagaataaGTTGATAAAGGTTGATGATCTTCAAATTTCGGTAAACTTTAACGTTCATTCATCGTTAGATCGCAAAGAATTTACGAAAGCAAAGATTTGACAACGGTGCTCTACGTATGGATCAAGTGAAACTTCAGTTTAATTTAGATCGTGAGTCGGGTCTTCCAAACGGTTACTTCGTCTATCAACAAAAAGATTCAAACAGGTatttacagtaaacctcgcatAACTGGAACTGATAATATAATGTGAGGTGAAGTGAAATCCGAGTGATGGTTTGGAGAGATAAGatagaaaattagaaaataattcCATGCAGTAGGTCTAGTGTGACAGGGTTCCGTGCCATGGCCGAGTCAAGCTATGCTATCAGGTTAAATTCCCTGCCTTGTTACAGGCGAGGATACCCTGCATCTTGAAAAAATTGTTCGACCGTTCTGATATTTTCTAACTAAGATAATGAATGTCCATCTTTGGTATTGTATTGTAGATTGATAGAAGAGTTTATGTTATTGGCGAATATGGCCGTCGCGCACAAAATACATGACTGTTTCCCCGAATTAGCATTTCTTCGTCGACATCCGGAACCACAGGAAAAACTTTTAACTGATCTCGTACGTTTCATCTACAAATGTAGTAATTAGGATCGATTCTATATTTTCTAGTATCCTAAGAACTGTTCTGATTATTTATAGGCTGAGCAATGTGCGAAGTATGGTTTTATGTTAGACGGTAGCAGCGCCGGTGCTTTACAGAGGAGTTTATACTCGTATGATAACGACGATGAGGATTCGAAAGCCAAAATGCAAATTCTCAGCGTTATGTGTTCAAAACCGATGCAGGTAAAATTTTGTCATCATCGcatgaaatattattgacagggtccctacaactccttgattctttaaaacttcaatatggaaaacgcttttaaagctgcttgaaactccttttatTTGAACGAATGCCTTTAActgtttcaattttcaaaccaCCAAATTATTGGTTTACAAAGATAAATAGTATGGATTgaggaggagtctacagtaattgggatatgaaacgGATGCAGTtacaccatcaaaatttttaatttctcctttaaaattccttgaaaatgccttatatccaggaatgtgGATTGATCGGCAGAGACCatgattgatatttcatcCGCAGTTTGTGGCAAGTGCAGGCTACTACATGTAGATTATATGTTAGTTAACAATTTCATGAAGCTAATGTTACGATTATCGAtgtaatttgtattttgtagttagCGAAGTATTTCAGTAGTGGATGCGTCGACGACGAGGCCAAGTTTCGCCATTACGCGTTAAACGTTCCGTTATATACGCACTTTACATCTCCGATCAGACGTTACGCCGATATCATCGTCCATAGACAACTCGCCGCTGCTATCGGTATTTACATTGTTCCCATTATTATTTTACATTAATTTAATTACAGCAATTGAcaaatttacatattttgtagGGTTAGTCGACGATCCGGTCGCCACCAAAGAAGAACTTCAAAAACGCGCCGATAATTGTAACATCAAGAAAAATAATTCGAAACGCGTTCAGGAGCTCAGTTCCGATTTATTCTTCGCCGTTTTTGTCAAAGCAAGTTTTCTTCGATCGTAGTTGAACTAATGGTTTGTAATTAAACTACGAATTGACGATATTTATCTCTTGTTAAAACAGGAATGCGGTCCGTTAGAAGAAACCGGTATGGTAATGCAGGTTTTAGACAAGGCGTTTGATGTGCTCGCGTTGAAGTTAGGAGTTGTAAAACGAGTTTACTGTGATGTAAGTTGACTGTATAATGTACCTGTATTTCTAGAAGGTGTTTTACGCAATATTCCAAACaatgataatttcatttatacgTTCATCAAAACTGGCaatattattgaaaacacGTGTTGCATTGGAGCCAACCTCTTCAGAgggattatttcaaatgatcggtttatctattgtttttgtAGCAATTGCAACTGAAAGAATTCAGTTTCGCTAAGAAATTAAAACAACCAACGTTAACCCTTACATGGCCAAACGGACAAATACAGACTGTGACGCTGTTCGATAAAGTGGAATGTATTCTGCAGTCGGCTAAGGAGCCGCTGAGATGGAATGTATGTATTCTTCtattattaatcaaattgtgtCTCTAGTTCTCGCATTCGGTGCAAGATGTACTTTCTCATTTCAGGCTACAATTAAACCACCACCGAATATGAATTCCAGCATTAGTTGAAGTTGGATTGCGTAATTCACAGAGATTTATGTCAAGAGTACTCCTCCCttattgatttatgtgatatcatttttaaaatcattcatttatccATGCAGGTATCAACCACCCCTTCTAGCCATTAGCATTTTTAGTCCGAATGTGGA
This Tubulanus polymorphus chromosome 7, tnTubPoly1.2, whole genome shotgun sequence DNA region includes the following protein-coding sequences:
- the LOC141908789 gene encoding protein RER1-like isoform X1 produces the protein MSDTLPGDSQSSNQPGAISRAYRRYWEIHQYYLDKSTPYTIGRWGGTAALLILYFLRVFFLQGWYIVTYALGIYELNLFIAFLTPKIDPAMHDEIDEDGPSLPTKSNEEFRPFMRRLPEFKFWYSSTKAVVLAMFCTCFDALNVPVFWPILVMYFFILFTITMKRQIRHMIKYRYLPFSHGKTKYKGKEDTEEMEQIALNPPPVLNQLADS
- the LOC141908789 gene encoding protein RER1-like isoform X3 translates to MSDTLPGDSQSSNQPGAISRAYRRYWEIHQYYLDKSTPYTIGRWGGTAALLILYFLRVFFLQGWYIVTYALGIYELNLFIAFLTPKIDPAMHDEIDEDGPSLPTKSNEEFRPFMRRLPEFKFWYSSTKAVVLAMFCTCFDALNVPVFWPILVMYFFILFTITMKRQIRHMIKYRYLPFSHGKTKYKGKEDTGKVTAH
- the LOC141908789 gene encoding protein RER1-like isoform X2; translated protein: MSDTLPGDSQSSNQPGAISRAYRRYWEIHQYYLDKSTPYTIGRWGGTAALLILYFLRVFFLQGWYIVTYALGIYELNLFIAFLTPKIDPAMHDEIDEDGPSLPTKSNEEFRPFMRRLPEFKFWYSSTKAVVLAMFCTCFDALNVPVFWPILVMYFFILFTITMKRQIRHMIKYRYLPFSHGKTKYKGKEDTGSTPAFGNTVHL